A single Polyodon spathula isolate WHYD16114869_AA chromosome 6, ASM1765450v1, whole genome shotgun sequence DNA region contains:
- the zbtb2b gene encoding zinc finger and BTB domain-containing protein 2b: protein MELANHGLILLQQLNAQREFGFLCDCTVAIGDVFFKAHKSVLAAFSNYFRMLFIHQDSDCVRLKPADIQPDIFSYLLNLMYTGKLAPQLIDPVRLEQGVKFLHAYPLLQEASLAGQGVFPHPEQLFPLATSLYGIQISDKQAGLPSRLSAPKALSTACDQEQLLEGNQGNQLASESRQVLAIQEADASSANPSTEEVQGLDTPVVDENPAANTILHVKPSIMKRNSSFRKHYSCHLCSRRFNQRSSLREHLLLHSQLLFPSATSLAEASVSPMLSSSAPEPSGEPDDTPKGGGDIISDGEHQPPTDSPRMEGLQPQAETPPPSDIADIDNLESVDLEREVKRRKYECSTCGRKFIQKSHWREHMYIHTGKPYKCSACGKSFCRANQAARHMCLNQSAESYTVVDKESMELCSNEEGSQMDAIFLPSSRPYKCNVCDMTFVSPNEVIKHLCFAQNAQVFSMLDNQPTLQNEEPPKEEGSDSGHLITSIKTEDIFVE from the exons ATGGAGCTGGCCAACCATGGTCTCATCCTCCTACAGCAGCTGAATGCTCAGAGGGAGTTTGGTTTCCTGTGTGATTGCACTGTGGCTATTGGTGATGTCTTCTTCAAGGCTCACAAATCTGTTCTTGCAGCCTTCTCCAACTACTTCAGAATGCTCTTCATTCACCAGGACAG TGACTGTGTCCGACTAAAGCCAGCAGACATACAGCCTGATATCTTTAGCTACCTCCTGAATCTGATGTACACAGGAAAGCTGGCTCCTCAGCTCATTGACCCAGTCCGGCTGGAGCAGGGTGTGAAATTTCTGCATGCCTATCCATTATTACAAGAGGCCAGCCTGGCTGGACAAGGTGTATTTCCACACCCTGAACAGCTTTTTCCGTTGGCCACTTCTCTTTATGGCATTCAGATTTCAGATAAACAGGCCGGCCTTCCCAGCAGACTAAGTGCGCCTAAAGCACTTTCCACAGCCTGTGACCAGGAACAGCTTTTGGAGGGTAACCAGGGTAACCAGCTTGCCTCTGAATCCAGACAAGTCCTGGCCATTCAGGAAGCAGATGCTTCTAGTGCTAATCCTTCCACAGAAGAGGTGCAGGGCTTGGATACACCTGTTGTCGACGAAAATCCTGCCGCAAACACCATTCTCCACGTCAAGCCCAGTATTATGAAGAGAAACTCTTCTTTCCGCAAACATTATTCATGTCATCTTTGCAGCAGACGTTTCAACCAGCGGAGCTCCCTGCGGGAACACCTTCTGCTTCACTCTCAGTTGCTGTTTCCATCAGCAACCAGCCTAGCTGAGGCAAGCGTGTCCCCAATGCTGAGCAGCAGCGCTCCAGAACCATCTGGCGAGCCAGACGACACCCCCAAGGGAGGAGGTGACATCATTAGCGACGGGGAGCATCAGCCGCCCACTGATTCCCCAAGAATGGAGGGTCTGCAGCCCCAGGCAGAGACGCCACCTCCTTCGGACATTGCTGACATCGACAACCTGGAGAGCGTGGACCTGGAGCGAGAGGTCAAGAGGCGGAAATATGAATGCTCCACATGTGGCCGCAAGTTTATTCAGAAGAGTCACTGGCGGGAGCACATGTACATTCACACTGGCAAACCTTACAAGTGCAGTGCCTGCGGCAAAAGCTTCTGCCGGGCGAACCAAGCTGCCAGACATATGTGCCTTAACCAGAGCGCTGAATCATATACAGTGGTGGATAAGGAGAGCATGGAACTCTGTTCCAATGAAGAAGGCAGCCAAATGGATGCTATATTCCTCCCGTCCAGCAGGCCATACAAGTGTAACGTATGTGACATGACGTTCGTCAGCCCCAACGAGGTTATCAAGCATCTGTGCTTCGCCCAAAACGCTCAGGTTTTCTCAATGTTGGATAACCAGCCGACACTGCAAAACGAAGAGCCTCCTAAAGAAGAGGGTTCAGATTCTGGACATTTAATTACTTCTATCAAAACTGAGGACATTTTTGTAGAGTAA